From Paenibacillus graminis:
CCCGCTTTTTGGAGATACAACTCTTTCCGTTTCGAAGAAGTCAAGATCGGGTTTTGCGGGTCTATCTCATAAGGTCCTAATATACTTTTAGAACGCGCCATCGTTGCTGCGTGTTCATAACCGGTACCGCCTTCAGCAGTCAATAAATAATAGTATCCATTTCGCTTGTACAGATGTGGTGCCTCAGTTGATTTGATTGGAGTTCCCAGAAAAATATTCTTTCGCTCTCCGATCAGTTTCCGCTGCTGCACACTATATTCCTGAAGTACGATGCCTCCAAATGAATTGTGCTTAGTGCGGTGATCCCATAGCATGTTGACTAGCCATTTCCGTCCATCCTCATCATGGAAAAGCGATGGATCAAATCCGCTGCTATTCAGATAGACTGGATCAGACCATGGACCTTCAATAGACGGAGATGTGACCAGATAATTATGTGTATCCTTGAATACACCTAAGCGGCTCTTTACATCCGTATAAATTAAATAGAAAAGACCGTTATCATATGTCAAACAAGGTGCCCAAATTCCACAAGAGTCGGGATCTCCGACCATATTAATCTGTGATTCCTCTGTAAGAACATGAGTAAGTAGCCGCCAGTGCTTCAAATCTCTTGAATGATGAATCTGTACACCTGGAAACCATTCAAATGTTGAGGTCGCGATATAATAGTCCTCGTCAACACGAACTATAGATGGATCCGGGTTAAAACCTGTAAGTATTGGATTTTCAATCATTATAGTGCTCCTTCCACAGAAGTGACAGTATTTAGCTTTCTAGCATTGAGATTTTCTGTATTCAGTCGGCTTACAGCCTACCAAACGTTCAAAGACTTTTGAAAAATGTGTTGGATCGTTATATCCTACCCTTTGAGCAATTTCATAAATTTTCAGATCAGTTCCGGTAAGTAGTTCCTTCGTCCGCTCCATCCGTACTTGTGTTAAATATTCGAGATAGTTCTGTCCTGTTTTTTCTTTGAAAAGTTGGCTCAAATAATTCAGATTTAAATAGAATCGGTTAGATAAATCTGCAAGGCTTATATTCTTGTCGAAATTATTGGCGACATACTGCTTAATTTCAGTAATAATATCTTTTCTAGTAAATGATTCCTTAGCAGGTGGCGGGTATTCTGTGAGCAATTCACCGCTAATTCGCTCTTGTTCAATTTCATTGATGATCTGTTGCATGCATTCTTGAAGTTCATCTTCCTCAATGGGCTTATTCAGATAATATCTTACACCCAGATACATCCCTTTGCGTGCATACTCAAATTCAGCATAACCGCTGAGGATAATGAACTTTGAGGCTACACCTTCCTTTTTCAGCTTTTCAATCATCTCTAGTCCGTCAACTTGCAACATCCGGATATCTGTAATTACGATATGGGGCTGCAAACGACGTACAAGCTCAAACCCTTCGTCCCCATCGTAAGCGAAGCCAATAACTTCACACTGGGGTAAGTAACGTCGTATAATGACTTTTAATCCATCAATAATACCCTTTTCGTCATCAACCAAAACTATAGTATAGTTCAACTCAGTTCCCCCTCGATGTCATCCTGAAGTGGAATTCGCATTTCCACCACTGTTCCGGCCTCTTCATCCGAACGTACCCTTAGAACGTAAGTTTCACCGTACTGTAGCCTGAGCCGTTCTGCTATATTGTATAGTCCAATCCCACCGTCAGCATTCCCTTCATCCGTACTCTGATACATTCCACCTGAATCAGACAAGCACAGAAGTTCATTAATTTCTAATGCCTTATCGGCAGTCATGGAGAACCCATCATCCGTAATTCGAATCAAGACATCTCCTGACTCAGTGAGTTCTTCCTCTATCGTAATATGCAGTTGACTTTCGTAATTGTGAAAGCCGTGTTTGATGCTGTTCTCAATGATAGGTTGAAAAACAAGTGGAATAATGGAAGTGTCTAATA
This genomic window contains:
- a CDS encoding response regulator transcription factor, translating into MNYTIVLVDDEKGIIDGLKVIIRRYLPQCEVIGFAYDGDEGFELVRRLQPHIVITDIRMLQVDGLEMIEKLKKEGVASKFIILSGYAEFEYARKGMYLGVRYYLNKPIEEDELQECMQQIINEIEQERISGELLTEYPPPAKESFTRKDIITEIKQYVANNFDKNISLADLSNRFYLNLNYLSQLFKEKTGQNYLEYLTQVRMERTKELLTGTDLKIYEIAQRVGYNDPTHFSKVFERLVGCKPTEYRKSQC